From the genome of Deinococcus sp. AJ005, one region includes:
- a CDS encoding dipeptidase, which produces MTQTDLSSALNRDDANAELFELLRIPSVSADPSHKADMTKTAEFLRTKLESLGFTARVDETGGHPAVYAEHLKAPGEPTVLLYGHYDVQPEAPLEEWVTPPFEPTVRNGRIYARGSTDDKGQMYAHIRGVELLLSQGELPINVKFFIEGEEEIGSPSIVPYLKAHADELKSDVIVISDGSRFAPDVPTITYGVRGLSYVEIHVQGANRDLHSGSYGGAAPNPINALCEIIAKLKDDKGRVTIPGFYDNIEPLTDEERGMWASLPQDDGEFAASIGVSALPGEEGYSVLERLWGRPTLDVNGIWGGYQGEGSKTVIAAKAGAKVSMRLVPGQDPVRITKLIQDYVPTIAPEGVTVKVIDHHGGQPIKFDTSSEYVKAADRALQRVYGKPAVFARTGGSIPIVAYFAEILKSPVLFVDMGLNEDAPHSPNESFAVQDYHNGILTSAYLIQELGK; this is translated from the coding sequence ATGACCCAAACGGACCTTTCCAGCGCCCTGAACCGCGACGACGCCAACGCCGAACTGTTTGAGTTGCTGCGGATTCCCAGCGTCAGCGCCGATCCCAGCCACAAGGCGGACATGACGAAGACGGCAGAATTCCTGCGGACCAAGCTGGAATCGCTGGGCTTCACGGCGCGGGTGGACGAGACGGGCGGGCATCCCGCCGTATACGCCGAACACCTGAAAGCGCCCGGCGAGCCTACCGTGCTGCTGTACGGCCACTACGACGTGCAGCCCGAAGCGCCACTGGAAGAATGGGTCACGCCGCCCTTTGAACCCACCGTACGGAATGGGCGCATCTACGCGCGTGGCAGCACCGACGACAAGGGCCAGATGTACGCCCACATCCGTGGCGTGGAACTGCTGCTCTCGCAGGGCGAGTTGCCCATCAACGTCAAGTTCTTCATCGAGGGCGAGGAGGAGATCGGCAGCCCCAGCATCGTGCCGTACCTGAAAGCGCACGCGGACGAGCTGAAAAGCGACGTGATCGTGATCAGCGACGGCAGCCGCTTTGCCCCCGACGTCCCCACCATCACCTACGGCGTACGCGGCCTGAGCTACGTGGAAATTCACGTCCAGGGCGCAAACCGCGATCTGCACAGCGGCAGCTACGGCGGGGCCGCCCCCAATCCCATCAACGCCCTGTGCGAGATCATCGCCAAGCTCAAAGATGACAAGGGCCGCGTGACCATTCCCGGTTTTTACGACAACATTGAACCCCTGACCGACGAGGAGCGCGGGATGTGGGCCTCTCTGCCGCAGGACGACGGCGAATTCGCCGCCAGTATCGGCGTGTCCGCGCTGCCCGGCGAGGAAGGCTACAGCGTGCTGGAACGCCTGTGGGGCCGCCCAACGCTGGACGTGAACGGCATCTGGGGCGGCTATCAGGGCGAGGGCAGCAAGACCGTGATCGCGGCGAAGGCCGGGGCCAAGGTGTCCATGCGTCTGGTTCCCGGTCAGGACCCCGTGCGAATTACCAAACTGATTCAGGACTACGTGCCGACGATTGCCCCAGAAGGCGTGACGGTCAAGGTCATCGATCACCACGGCGGCCAGCCGATCAAATTCGACACCTCCAGTGAGTACGTGAAGGCGGCAGACCGCGCCCTCCAGCGCGTGTACGGCAAGCCCGCCGTGTTCGCGCGCACCGGGGGCAGCATTCCCATCGTGGCCTACTTTGCCGAGATTCTGAAAAGCCCGGTGCTGTTCGTGGATATGGGCCTGAACGAGGACGCCCCCCACAGCCCCAACGAGAGCTTTGCCGTGCAGGACTACCACAACGGCATTCTGACCAGCGCGTACCTGATTCAGGAACTGGGCAAGTGA
- the purN gene encoding phosphoribosylglycinamide formyltransferase, giving the protein MNLAFLASHGGSAARHLTTACRAGELDATPVALISNNSRSPALEWAREEGLQTAHLSSAKYPNPDELDAAILEVLREADADLLILSGYMRELGPRVLNAFAGRVLNIHPSLLPRHGGRGMYGDRVHLAVLEAGDTRSGATVHLVTAGIDEGPRLAQQEVPVRPGDTLETLKARVQAIESELMLRAVRELVQELAPTGART; this is encoded by the coding sequence ATGAATCTCGCCTTTCTCGCCTCCCATGGCGGCAGCGCGGCGCGGCACCTGACGACAGCATGCCGGGCCGGGGAACTGGACGCCACGCCCGTCGCTTTAATCAGCAACAACAGCCGTTCCCCCGCGCTGGAATGGGCGCGGGAGGAGGGTCTACAGACGGCCCACCTGAGCAGCGCGAAATACCCGAACCCGGATGAACTGGACGCCGCCATCCTCGAAGTTCTGCGGGAGGCAGACGCCGATCTCTTGATCCTCAGCGGCTACATGCGCGAGCTGGGGCCGCGCGTGCTGAATGCCTTTGCCGGACGGGTGTTGAACATCCATCCCAGCCTGCTGCCCCGGCACGGCGGGCGCGGCATGTACGGAGACCGGGTGCATCTAGCCGTGCTGGAAGCAGGTGACACCCGGTCCGGTGCAACAGTGCATCTGGTCACGGCGGGCATCGACGAGGGGCCGCGTCTGGCACAGCAAGAAGTGCCAGTGCGTCCCGGCGACACGCTGGAAACCTTGAAAGCCCGCGTGCAGGCCATCGAAAGCGAGTTGATGCTGCGGGCTGTGAGGGAACTGGTTCAGGAGCTAGCACCGACAGGTGCGAGAACGTAG
- a CDS encoding DEAD/DEAH box helicase yields MTRTRTLDRPRPQNDAQQQPQHSQSQPAAVQTADWRKMLSHDTPTPVQAGAIPALLSGRDVITTARTGSGKTLAFLIPAAARGIGMNPVRGMRPEVLVVTPTRELAVQIRDVARELGMTAGRITGGITPGQTRSEATGKGLISGTPGRLKDLISRRELNLAGLRYVVLDEADELLSLGFLKDVGEILRSAQTQSQAQTGQKIQIAMASATFPAEIRSVAQQFMVNPERIDIAPAARAENSNQDDILGGATGATHLLVHTTRDDVMDVAAEQAREALREPGGCVVIFSRTKSLVKRRAERLEQMMPGEIVSPLQGNMDQKKRERTMDLLREGKSRVLVATDIAGRGIDLPEVRLVIHMDVAQTAEDHVHRSGRTARAGRPGVNLVLLIPEQRGLWQTVRRNLPPALHPPLTNQEAQVDRNIQEKQGRGSGNGLMPGESGGGRGRSQGQGGGQGRGGQGGGQSRGQQSQGRGQTGHSDRGQSSGGRAAQPSGQRRSESGGAGTGAGRVGPQPARGRGGRGRS; encoded by the coding sequence ATGACCCGAACCCGCACACTAGACCGTCCCCGCCCCCAGAACGACGCCCAGCAGCAGCCCCAGCACAGCCAGTCTCAGCCTGCCGCTGTACAAACTGCCGACTGGCGCAAGATGCTGAGCCATGACACGCCCACCCCTGTGCAGGCCGGGGCTATTCCCGCGCTGCTGAGCGGGCGTGACGTGATCACCACTGCGCGCACCGGCAGCGGCAAGACGCTGGCCTTTCTGATTCCCGCCGCCGCGCGGGGCATCGGCATGAACCCCGTGCGTGGGATGCGTCCGGAAGTGCTGGTAGTGACGCCCACGCGTGAGCTGGCCGTGCAGATCCGTGACGTAGCGCGTGAGCTGGGCATGACCGCCGGGCGCATCACCGGGGGCATCACGCCGGGGCAGACCCGCAGTGAGGCGACGGGCAAGGGCCTGATCTCCGGCACGCCGGGCCGCCTGAAAGACCTGATCAGCCGCCGCGAACTGAACCTTGCTGGTCTGCGTTACGTGGTGCTGGACGAGGCCGACGAGTTGCTGTCGCTGGGCTTTCTGAAGGACGTGGGCGAGATCCTGCGTTCGGCGCAGACCCAGAGTCAGGCACAGACCGGGCAGAAAATTCAGATTGCGATGGCCTCGGCCACCTTCCCCGCCGAGATCCGGAGCGTGGCGCAGCAGTTCATGGTCAACCCGGAGCGCATCGACATCGCCCCCGCCGCCCGCGCCGAGAACTCCAACCAGGACGACATTCTGGGCGGCGCAACAGGTGCCACCCACCTGCTGGTCCACACCACCCGCGACGACGTGATGGACGTGGCCGCCGAGCAGGCCCGTGAAGCGCTGCGGGAGCCGGGCGGCTGCGTGGTCATCTTTTCGCGCACCAAGTCCCTGGTCAAACGCCGCGCCGAACGTCTGGAACAGATGATGCCCGGCGAGATCGTCAGCCCGCTCCAGGGAAACATGGACCAGAAGAAGCGCGAACGCACGATGGACCTGCTGCGTGAGGGCAAGTCCCGCGTGCTGGTGGCCACCGACATCGCCGGGCGCGGCATTGATCTGCCCGAGGTGCGTCTGGTCATTCACATGGATGTGGCCCAGACCGCCGAGGACCACGTTCACCGCTCGGGCCGGACCGCCCGTGCGGGACGTCCCGGCGTGAACCTTGTGCTGCTGATTCCTGAGCAGCGTGGCCTGTGGCAGACCGTGCGCCGCAACCTGCCGCCCGCGCTGCACCCGCCGTTGACCAACCAGGAAGCACAGGTGGACCGCAACATCCAGGAGAAGCAGGGGCGCGGCTCCGGCAACGGCCTGATGCCCGGCGAGAGCGGCGGCGGACGTGGCCGCAGCCAGGGTCAGGGCGGCGGACAGGGCCGGGGCGGACAGGGCGGCGGACAGTCTCGTGGTCAGCAGTCCCAGGGCCGTGGACAGACCGGGCATTCGGACCGGGGCCAGAGCAGCGGTGGACGTGCCGCCCAGCCTTCGGGCCAGCGGCGCTCAGAATCTGGCGGGGCTGGTACAGGTGCGGGCCGTGTGGGGCCGCAGCCTGCGCGGGGCCGGGGCGGACGTGGGCGGAGCTAA
- a CDS encoding protein jag produces MDNRTNLDDYLAELGISEADESVTPPPMPDASDSAPVLEAADTDARGTLERFLRGLIARIDPELSVTVREVDDAIEAEISGENAARLAGRDGRTLGAIEVIAYTVLSKQEGRGDLRVRVDIGGFRKRQADTLSKLAERLAIGVAKSGEPHELQPMPAAERRVIHIALKEHPDVMSESVGEGASRRLVIKPRHG; encoded by the coding sequence ATGGACAACCGCACGAATCTCGACGATTACCTCGCGGAGCTGGGCATCAGCGAGGCGGACGAGAGCGTCACGCCGCCGCCCATGCCCGATGCCTCCGATTCTGCGCCCGTGCTGGAGGCCGCAGACACGGACGCCAGAGGGACACTGGAACGCTTTCTGCGCGGCCTGATCGCCCGCATCGATCCCGAGCTGAGCGTGACCGTGCGTGAGGTCGACGACGCTATCGAGGCCGAGATCAGCGGTGAGAACGCGGCCCGACTGGCCGGGCGCGACGGGCGCACGCTGGGGGCCATTGAGGTCATCGCTTACACGGTCCTGTCCAAGCAGGAAGGCCGGGGAGACCTGCGCGTGCGCGTGGACATCGGCGGCTTTCGCAAACGGCAGGCCGATACCCTGAGCAAGCTGGCCGAGCGCCTCGCCATCGGCGTCGCCAAGAGTGGCGAACCCCACGAGCTTCAGCCCATGCCCGCTGCCGAACGCCGCGTGATCCACATTGCCCTCAAGGAACACCCCGACGTGATGAGCGAGAGCGTGGGCGAGGGCGCGTCCCGCCGACTGGTGATCAAGCCCCGGCACGGCTAG
- a CDS encoding low molecular weight protein-tyrosine-phosphatase, translating into MTSPDQPLRVLALCLGNICRSPLAEALLRRELEAAGVRATVDSAGTGDWHVGRPADPRSIEVARAHGLNLDGRARQLTAQDFKDFDVIVAMDAQNLSHARHLVPEDARAELHLMREWDSQAPGADVPDPYYGGPDGFEDVYAMLERSARAFAAERKQAQ; encoded by the coding sequence ATGACCTCTCCCGATCAACCGTTGCGCGTGCTGGCGCTGTGCCTGGGTAATATCTGCCGCAGCCCGCTGGCCGAAGCGTTGCTGCGCCGTGAACTGGAGGCCGCTGGGGTGCGGGCCACGGTGGACAGCGCCGGAACCGGAGACTGGCATGTGGGCCGCCCCGCCGATCCACGTAGCATCGAGGTGGCCCGCGCGCATGGGCTGAACCTGGATGGCCGCGCCCGCCAACTGACCGCGCAGGATTTCAAGGACTTTGATGTGATCGTGGCGATGGACGCCCAGAACCTGAGCCATGCCCGGCACCTGGTCCCGGAAGACGCGCGGGCAGAACTTCACCTGATGCGCGAGTGGGATTCGCAGGCTCCCGGCGCGGACGTGCCTGATCCATATTATGGCGGCCCAGACGGCTTTGAAGACGTCTATGCCATGCTGGAACGCAGCGCGCGGGCCTTCGCGGCAGAGCGGAAACAGGCGCAGTGA
- a CDS encoding DUF418 domain-containing protein: MTAPLPPDAAPPARIESVGIQRGPVKTRAPLPDVLRGLALLGILLVNAQDFAGFREWTQTGLDRAVQVLTDVFANGRFISIFAMLFGWGAAGLLQKQGLGVFLRRHLVLLAVGSLHFVLVWHGDIISLYAVLAFALLATARLTVHGLLTLAAVLGVWWLGLGLLEGFAALAQNLGAGRFTGLPALFAGQSYPEVVSGRAAEFLGDLIGGSLYNGAWLLALFCLGAAAGRAGVLLRPHEHPRLLRGLAFWGLLIGLPLGALLAWLNTRGDYASGLLAIPVRMGGGLASALGYVGLIGLLTVHDRLGPLRVFVAGGRVAMSNYISQSLIMTAMFYPYAGAQFGRWGAAAAVGLALVLGLIQLPISAWWLRRFGTGPLEWLVRRVVYWRV, translated from the coding sequence ATGACCGCCCCGCTGCCGCCGGACGCCGCGCCGCCAGCCCGGATTGAATCTGTCGGCATCCAGCGCGGCCCCGTCAAAACGCGCGCCCCGCTGCCGGACGTGCTGCGGGGGCTGGCGCTGCTGGGCATTCTGCTGGTCAATGCGCAGGATTTCGCGGGCTTTCGGGAATGGACCCAGACCGGGCTGGACCGCGCCGTGCAGGTGCTGACCGACGTGTTTGCCAACGGGCGGTTCATCAGCATCTTCGCCATGCTGTTTGGCTGGGGTGCGGCGGGGCTGCTGCAAAAGCAGGGGCTGGGCGTGTTCCTGCGCCGTCATTTGGTGCTGTTGGCAGTGGGATCGCTGCATTTCGTGCTGGTGTGGCACGGCGACATCATCTCGCTGTATGCGGTGCTGGCCTTTGCGCTGCTGGCGACAGCCCGGCTGACAGTGCACGGACTGCTGACGCTGGCGGCGGTGCTGGGCGTGTGGTGGCTGGGCCTGGGCCTGCTGGAAGGGTTTGCCGCGCTGGCACAGAATCTGGGGGCGGGCCGATTCACGGGCCTGCCCGCCCTGTTTGCCGGGCAATCCTACCCGGAAGTGGTCTCCGGGCGGGCTGCCGAGTTCCTGGGCGATCTGATCGGGGGCAGCCTGTACAACGGCGCGTGGCTGCTGGCGCTGTTCTGCCTGGGCGCGGCGGCGGGGCGCGCGGGGGTGCTGCTACGCCCACACGAACATCCCCGGCTGCTGCGAGGGCTGGCCTTCTGGGGCCTGCTGATCGGTCTGCCGCTGGGCGCGCTATTGGCGTGGCTGAACACGCGTGGAGATTATGCCAGCGGGCTGCTCGCCATTCCCGTCCGTATGGGCGGTGGGCTGGCCTCGGCGCTGGGTTACGTGGGCCTCATCGGCCTGCTGACCGTGCATGATCGCCTGGGGCCGCTGCGGGTGTTTGTGGCGGGCGGGCGCGTCGCCATGAGCAATTACATCTCCCAGAGCCTGATCATGACTGCCATGTTCTATCCCTACGCGGGCGCGCAGTTCGGGCGGTGGGGCGCGGCGGCGGCGGTGGGGCTGGCCCTGGTGTTGGGCCTGATCCAACTGCCGATCAGTGCGTGGTGGCTGCGCCGCTTTGGCACTGGCCCGCTGGAATGGCTGGTGCGGCGGGTGGTGTACTGGCGGGTCTGA
- a CDS encoding glycosyltransferase family 2 protein, which yields MPDSSLPTPSQPLISVVIPTFKRPDLLLERGLASALAQNYPHLEVLVVMDGPDPLTAAALAGVDDARLRPLTLPSNQGPSAARNYGVQHARGEWVAFLDDDDLWRPEKLARQMELAQRSRHPLPVVLSGYITRTPYGDTLCPPRQKTENETLGDYMLVRSSVTGKLCTLVCTLLMVPQSLALSLPFRTELRNSEDVDWMLRAEEIEGVGFEQLSPQDANALAIYHVGEDRPTGSGDSIWHPMLNWAQGHREAGRLSDRAFAGFLLAQLVPRAVQRGDYHGLPILGRALLSTRPGPGELATFAKHWALPATLRRRLRVWLNTRRAPVRLGSDPPRSDQK from the coding sequence ATGCCTGACAGTTCACTGCCGACTCCTTCCCAGCCGCTGATCAGCGTCGTCATCCCGACGTTCAAACGCCCTGATCTGCTGCTGGAACGGGGACTGGCGAGCGCGCTGGCCCAGAACTATCCCCATCTGGAAGTGCTGGTGGTCATGGACGGCCCGGACCCCCTGACGGCGGCGGCGCTGGCCGGAGTGGACGACGCCCGCCTGCGCCCGCTGACGCTGCCCAGCAACCAGGGACCGTCTGCGGCACGCAATTACGGCGTGCAGCACGCTCGCGGCGAGTGGGTGGCCTTTCTGGACGACGACGACCTCTGGCGGCCCGAGAAACTGGCCCGGCAGATGGAACTGGCGCAGCGCTCCCGGCACCCGCTGCCCGTGGTGCTGAGCGGCTACATCACGCGCACGCCCTACGGCGACACGCTCTGCCCGCCGCGCCAGAAGACGGAGAACGAGACTCTAGGCGACTACATGCTGGTGCGCAGTTCGGTGACCGGCAAGCTGTGTACGCTGGTCTGCACCCTGCTGATGGTGCCCCAATCCCTGGCGCTGAGCCTGCCCTTCCGCACCGAACTGCGAAACAGCGAGGACGTGGACTGGATGCTGAGGGCCGAGGAAATCGAGGGCGTGGGTTTCGAGCAACTATCGCCACAGGATGCCAATGCCCTGGCGATCTACCATGTGGGCGAGGATCGCCCCACCGGCAGCGGGGACTCGATCTGGCACCCCATGCTGAACTGGGCGCAGGGACACCGCGAGGCCGGACGGCTCTCGGACCGGGCCTTCGCCGGATTCCTGCTGGCCCAACTGGTGCCGCGCGCCGTTCAGCGTGGCGATTACCACGGCCTGCCGATCCTGGGCCGGGCGCTGCTGTCCACCCGCCCCGGCCCCGGCGAACTCGCCACCTTCGCCAAACACTGGGCGCTGCCCGCCACGCTGCGGCGCAGGCTACGGGTCTGGCTAAACACCCGCCGCGCGCCCGTGCGTCTGGGAAGCGACCCGCCACGATCTGACCAGAAATGA
- a CDS encoding P1 family peptidase: MPNPRDLGLPFPGKTGPLNAITDLPGLEVGHVTLISGEGEAAVRTGVTAVLPCGKDGAHTVPAAWFSLNGNGEMTGTAWIDESGGLTGPVMLTNTHSVGVVRDAVVAWGQARGWAEAWSLPVVAETYDGFLNYINGFHVMQQHAFTALNTAAGGAVTQGNVGGGTGMIVSGFKGGIGTSSRVLDAPMPCTVGILVQANFGVREDLTILGVPVGQEIPDLLPERKESGGRDGSIIIIVATDAPLLPHQLRRLARRAALGLARTGSVAHNGSGDIFLAFSTATPEVHGGLEHWRALPSASLDPLFKATVEATEEAIINALFAAETMTGLRGRTVHALPHTRTLEAMRKYGRLGDSN; this comes from the coding sequence ATGCCCAATCCCCGTGATCTTGGCCTGCCCTTTCCTGGCAAGACTGGCCCTCTGAACGCCATCACCGATCTGCCGGGGCTGGAAGTCGGCCACGTCACGCTGATCTCGGGTGAGGGCGAGGCGGCGGTTCGCACGGGCGTGACCGCTGTCTTGCCCTGCGGAAAGGATGGCGCGCACACGGTTCCCGCCGCGTGGTTCTCACTGAACGGCAACGGCGAGATGACCGGCACCGCCTGGATCGACGAGTCTGGCGGGCTGACGGGTCCGGTGATGCTCACCAACACCCATTCGGTGGGCGTGGTGCGCGACGCGGTGGTGGCCTGGGGCCAGGCGCGGGGCTGGGCCGAGGCGTGGAGTCTGCCCGTGGTGGCCGAGACTTACGACGGCTTTCTGAACTACATCAATGGCTTTCACGTCATGCAGCAGCACGCCTTCACGGCGCTGAACACGGCGGCGGGCGGCGCAGTGACGCAGGGCAACGTGGGCGGCGGCACCGGCATGATTGTCTCTGGCTTCAAAGGCGGCATCGGCACGTCCTCGCGGGTGCTGGATGCGCCCATGCCCTGCACGGTGGGCATTCTGGTGCAGGCCAACTTCGGCGTGCGTGAGGACCTGACCATCCTGGGCGTGCCCGTCGGCCAGGAAATCCCCGATCTGCTCCCCGAGCGCAAGGAATCTGGCGGGCGTGATGGCTCGATCATCATCATCGTCGCCACCGACGCGCCGCTGCTGCCGCATCAGCTCCGGCGGCTGGCCCGGCGCGCGGCCCTGGGGCTGGCCCGCACCGGCAGCGTGGCGCACAACGGTTCCGGCGACATCTTCCTGGCCTTTTCCACCGCCACGCCCGAGGTTCATGGGGGTCTGGAACACTGGCGCGCACTGCCCAGCGCCAGCCTCGATCCGCTGTTCAAGGCCACTGTAGAGGCCACCGAGGAAGCCATCATCAATGCCCTGTTCGCCGCCGAAACGATGACTGGGCTACGTGGGCGCACGGTTCACGCGCTGCCGCACACGCGCACGCTAGAAGCCATGCGGAAATACGGGCGGCTGGGGGACAGCAACTGA
- a CDS encoding M28 family metallopeptidase, producing MKLLLWPALLALPLSSISLGAGIQDHAGAILKFGPRVTGSAANEQARRYLETQFQTLGYQTRRETFSYPRFDDLGSDVRVGQELLSGNALQDSAGGEVTAPVVRVPGVGTPADFAGLDVRGKVAVVSRGQIPFIDKTRAALAAGAVGVVIVNNSTGDFRGTLGEGVDVPVLGVSPAVGEALKDGQLVTLRVRVREGNVQAVNLIAFKAGVDTPDVLFGAHLDSVAGAPGANDNLSGSLAVLDVARRAANTPLSARSFFMLFDGEEDGLLGSRAFVKDNPEVVTGLKAMLNLDMVGVNVMPLSVSGEAPLVEAARRARVEASVGTPGSSDQVPFRQAGVLTLFFHRGLDANYHQPGDTLLDPALVEQTAEAAFKIANEVLKVAPLK from the coding sequence ATGAAACTCCTGCTTTGGCCCGCGCTGCTGGCGCTTCCCCTCTCCAGCATCAGCCTGGGCGCGGGCATTCAGGATCACGCGGGGGCCATCCTCAAGTTTGGACCTCGCGTGACGGGCAGCGCCGCCAACGAGCAGGCCCGCCGCTATCTGGAAACGCAGTTTCAGACGCTGGGCTACCAGACGCGCCGCGAAACCTTCAGTTACCCGCGCTTCGACGATCTGGGTTCGGACGTGCGGGTGGGCCAAGAGCTTCTGAGCGGCAACGCCTTGCAGGACTCCGCTGGGGGCGAAGTCACGGCCCCTGTCGTTCGCGTGCCTGGGGTGGGCACCCCTGCCGACTTTGCCGGCTTGGACGTGCGCGGAAAGGTGGCGGTGGTTTCTCGTGGCCAAATTCCTTTTATCGACAAGACCCGCGCGGCTCTGGCGGCGGGCGCGGTGGGCGTGGTGATCGTCAACAACAGCACCGGGGACTTCCGGGGAACGCTGGGCGAAGGGGTGGACGTGCCTGTGCTGGGCGTGTCTCCCGCAGTGGGCGAGGCCCTGAAAGACGGCCAGCTCGTGACCCTGCGCGTCCGCGTGCGCGAGGGCAACGTGCAGGCCGTCAACCTGATCGCCTTCAAGGCAGGCGTGGACACACCGGACGTGCTGTTCGGCGCACATCTGGACTCGGTGGCGGGTGCGCCGGGGGCCAATGACAACCTCTCGGGCAGTCTGGCGGTGCTGGACGTGGCGCGGCGGGCCGCCAACACGCCGCTGTCGGCCCGCAGCTTTTTTATGCTCTTCGACGGCGAGGAAGACGGCCTGCTGGGTTCGCGCGCTTTCGTGAAGGACAACCCGGAAGTCGTGACGGGCCTGAAGGCCATGCTCAATCTGGACATGGTGGGCGTGAATGTCATGCCCCTGAGCGTCAGCGGCGAGGCTCCGCTGGTGGAAGCGGCGCGGCGTGCGAGGGTGGAGGCCAGCGTGGGCACCCCTGGCAGCAGCGATCAGGTGCCGTTCCGGCAGGCGGGAGTGCTGACATTATTTTTCCACCGGGGCCTGGACGCCAATTACCACCAGCCCGGCGACACGCTGCTGGACCCGGCGCTGGTAGAGCAGACGGCGGAGGCGGCCTTCAAAATCGCAAACGAGGTTCTGAAGGTGGCCCCGCTGAAGTAG
- a CDS encoding cytochrome P450 yields the protein MPDLSALPQPPTRPGNGHLQDWALQPLPLIDDGARRARAAGTDLFRLRLGIPSVVGFSPAWNKRLLSDLDTFRSAGGFSAVVPYLAGGVILTDAPMHRRRRQTINPGFSKKHLETLRGRTRAALLPIPDGEFDALAWADSAVLKLLNAAYFGGEFNAQLLHAFLAPLRRPFPVPALPRPLLFLRVDAELRRLATHRLTSGGDDLLAVLAPIPGGLEEARVSLAAAHDTTTHALAYALWHLANYPQWHTLQHHAAVLKETLRLHPPGWMGSRRLSRELDWNGVKLPRGTLALYAPYLSARDPQLWDAPERFRPERWEAKPPAWAYLPFGGGERLCLGMHLAQMLILDVLAALPPLRAVRGDDSPVPGITLGPKGPLVVRRA from the coding sequence ATGCCTGACCTCTCCGCCTTGCCCCAGCCCCCCACCCGCCCCGGCAACGGCCACCTTCAGGACTGGGCGCTGCAACCCCTGCCCCTGATCGACGACGGCGCGCGGCGGGCGCGGGCGGCAGGGACAGATTTATTTCGTTTAAGGCTGGGTATCCCCTCCGTCGTCGGTTTCAGCCCAGCATGGAATAAGCGGCTTTTAAGCGATCTGGACACCTTCCGCAGTGCGGGTGGGTTCTCGGCGGTGGTGCCGTATCTGGCGGGCGGCGTGATTCTCACCGATGCGCCCATGCACCGCAGGCGGCGGCAGACCATCAATCCGGGATTTAGCAAGAAGCATCTGGAAACCTTGCGTGGACGGACTCGGGCCGCCCTGTTACCCATCCCAGACGGCGAATTTGATGCGCTGGCATGGGCCGACAGCGCGGTGCTGAAGTTGCTGAATGCGGCGTATTTTGGCGGTGAATTCAATGCACAGTTGCTGCACGCTTTCCTGGCCCCGTTGCGCCGCCCGTTCCCGGTTCCGGCCCTGCCCCGCCCGCTGCTGTTCCTGCGCGTGGACGCCGAATTGCGCCGCCTTGCCACACACCGCTTAACTTCGGGTGGAGACGATCTCCTCGCGGTTCTCGCCCCCATTCCCGGCGGGCTGGAGGAAGCGCGGGTCAGCTTGGCCGCCGCGCACGACACCACCACGCACGCGCTGGCCTACGCGCTGTGGCATCTGGCAAATTATCCGCAGTGGCACACGCTTCAGCATCACGCCGCCGTGTTAAAGGAAACCCTGCGCCTGCACCCCCCTGGCTGGATGGGCAGCCGCCGCCTGAGCCGCGAGCTGGACTGGAACGGCGTGAAGTTGCCACGCGGCACGCTGGCGCTGTATGCCCCGTACCTCTCGGCCCGTGATCCGCAGCTCTGGGATGCGCCCGAGCGGTTCCGGCCCGAACGCTGGGAAGCCAAACCGCCTGCCTGGGCCTATCTGCCCTTCGGCGGCGGCGAACGTCTGTGCCTGGGGATGCATCTGGCGCAGATGCTGATTCTGGACGTGCTGGCAGCGCTGCCCCCGCTGCGTGCGGTGCGTGGCGACGACTCCCCGGTGCCGGGGATCACGCTGGGGCCGAAGGGACCGCTGGTGGTGCGGCGGGCGTGA